A stretch of the Bacillus sp. FJAT-18017 genome encodes the following:
- a CDS encoding bifunctional 2',3'-cyclic-nucleotide 2'-phosphodiesterase/3'-nucleotidase, giving the protein MKKKNFGTVSRLTAAALLFSTLVSPVIPYSNAKAADSVPAPVKLRIMETTDLHANVMDYDYFQDKATIEYGLNRTASLIKAARAEIMNPDTNLTYQDNTLLFDGGDLLQGNPLANYVAKIKKLGEDDVHPVFQAMKQLNYDGGIFGNHEFNYGLDFIDNAIEEAPYTLVNANIYVDDKDNDPSNDKLKYTPYKIIDKKVKDQNGKEQTIKVGYIGFTPPQIMQWDKDNLTGKVVTKDMVKSAKKFIPEMKAEGADLIVAIAHSGCDIAEEGRELAENAVYDLTKVEGIDAMLFGHAHLNFPGDKSFDGKTGIDNVNGHIHGVPAVEAGFWGNNLGVMDLELEYVNGKWEVTNSKAANRPIFETKKIDGKDVKVATVTPDAEITSAIKETHEGTLEYVRGGIGETTASMHSYFSRVVDDPTVQLVNYAQMDYVKNWIKTNNPSLADIPVISAAAPYKGGRGGTSDFTKIDKGPLSIKSANDLYLFNNTLKAIKLTGKEVKEWLEMSAAQFKQINPASATEQDLLDYNFRPYNFDQIDGIKYEIDVTKPVRYNWETGALINPDSHRIINFTMMDGTPIEDDQEFIIATNNYRASGGGGFPGMGAKANVVIDSPYENRQILTDYISAKKVIDPKVDNNWKIAPVGGVAKLKFKSSPLAVPFAAETQNIKDLGPAGDAGGFQYFELDQNVYVQFLGINDLHGQLDYNTKVSNRAVGGIEYLAAYLKQREATNPNTLLVEAGDLIGASRPVSALLQDEPTIRFMNELGFDVGTLGNHEFDEGIDELKRIITGGSHPKTQQYEAKYGKYTGADFPIVAANVVEKATGNLLLEPYTIKEVNGVKIGFIGVVTTETPSIVTPSGTAGYEFTDEVEAINKYTQQLKDKGIKAIIVLAHNPGTSAADGSNPTGEAVEIAKAVDSEVDVIYGAHDHKHLNATVNGKLLVQSYSYGTAFSDVDVTIDPITQDIVAKKAEVASTFQDSITPDAAIKAKLDSYKADIAPITEQVIGQAAAPISRTANTAGESAMGNVIADSMRAATGTDFAFMNVGGVRDEIKDAGDITWGELFAVQPFGNDIVTLKITGDQVKTLLNQQWTDRARIMQISGLKYTWTNNLPNGEKVLDIYLPNGEKIDPATKYSVTVNNFMADGGDGFTVLKEGTERTTHMSDLHALVDYVKAQNEPISASIEGRIVLDDKAPEAPQVDEVTDQSAKVTGKTEASAFVEVKIGETVLATGTAEENGSFSIEIPVQKAGTVLAVTATDKAKYRSSPVMITVKDATDPGVVVVNPVTNKDLTITGKAEPGAHVVITDGKSLKIKVIADTSGNFTAILMAPLKEKTTLYVFAIDAANNVSNFTIVTVGDIIPPAKAKVNPVADNSKLVTGTAEPGTTVTVKKGSTVLGSAVAAKDGKFTVTMSSLQKAGTVLQLFVTDGGKNSSGATTVKVVDKTAPITPTVNGVSNLDKKIAGKTEPNAKVTVRVGSKEIGKAVANKSGSFTVTLKSAQKAGTVLYVYASDASKNVSAAAKVTVADKIAPSAPTVYKVTTASKKVTGKAEAGSTVFVKSGSKLLGKGTVAKNGSFSVSIPKQKARTILSVYVQDKAGNKSRTVSFYVVK; this is encoded by the coding sequence ATGAAAAAAAAGAATTTCGGTACAGTCAGCAGGCTTACTGCAGCTGCATTGCTTTTCAGCACCCTTGTTTCTCCAGTAATTCCTTATTCTAATGCAAAAGCGGCAGATTCTGTCCCGGCTCCGGTCAAACTCCGAATCATGGAAACAACCGATTTGCATGCAAATGTAATGGACTATGACTATTTTCAGGATAAAGCGACAATCGAATATGGCTTGAACAGGACAGCATCCTTAATAAAAGCTGCCCGTGCTGAAATAATGAATCCTGATACAAACCTTACCTATCAGGATAATACCCTCCTGTTTGATGGCGGGGACCTGCTTCAGGGAAATCCGCTAGCAAATTATGTTGCCAAAATCAAAAAGCTTGGTGAGGATGATGTTCATCCAGTCTTCCAGGCTATGAAACAATTAAACTATGACGGCGGCATTTTTGGGAACCACGAATTCAACTATGGACTTGATTTTATTGATAATGCGATTGAAGAGGCTCCATATACACTTGTTAACGCAAACATTTATGTCGATGATAAGGACAACGATCCAAGCAATGATAAACTTAAATATACACCCTATAAAATTATTGATAAAAAGGTAAAAGACCAGAACGGCAAGGAGCAGACAATAAAAGTAGGATATATTGGCTTCACTCCGCCGCAAATCATGCAGTGGGATAAAGATAATCTTACCGGCAAAGTTGTTACGAAGGATATGGTAAAGTCAGCAAAGAAGTTTATACCTGAGATGAAGGCTGAAGGCGCTGACTTAATCGTTGCGATAGCACATTCAGGTTGTGATATTGCTGAAGAAGGACGCGAATTGGCTGAAAATGCAGTTTACGACCTGACCAAGGTGGAAGGAATCGATGCGATGCTGTTCGGGCATGCGCACTTGAACTTCCCTGGCGATAAGTCGTTTGATGGCAAAACGGGAATCGACAATGTGAATGGACATATTCACGGTGTTCCAGCTGTTGAAGCCGGATTTTGGGGGAATAACCTTGGGGTTATGGACCTTGAACTCGAATATGTTAATGGTAAATGGGAAGTTACGAACTCAAAGGCTGCTAACAGGCCGATTTTTGAAACTAAAAAAATAGATGGCAAAGATGTTAAGGTAGCGACCGTCACACCGGATGCGGAAATTACCTCTGCGATCAAAGAAACACATGAAGGTACATTGGAGTACGTGCGCGGGGGAATCGGCGAAACGACAGCCTCCATGCATAGCTACTTCTCGCGGGTAGTCGATGACCCCACTGTCCAGCTGGTGAACTATGCGCAAATGGACTACGTCAAGAACTGGATTAAAACAAATAATCCATCCCTTGCTGATATTCCAGTTATTTCGGCAGCTGCTCCTTATAAAGGTGGCCGCGGAGGGACATCCGATTTTACAAAAATTGATAAGGGACCTCTTTCGATTAAGAGTGCCAATGACCTGTACCTTTTTAACAATACCTTAAAGGCGATTAAGCTTACCGGTAAAGAAGTGAAAGAATGGCTTGAAATGTCAGCTGCGCAATTTAAACAAATCAATCCGGCCTCAGCAACTGAACAGGATTTGCTCGATTACAATTTCCGCCCATATAACTTTGACCAGATTGACGGAATTAAATACGAAATCGATGTAACGAAACCAGTCAGATATAACTGGGAAACAGGTGCTTTAATAAATCCGGATTCGCACCGGATTATCAATTTCACAATGATGGACGGGACTCCAATCGAGGATGACCAGGAATTCATCATTGCGACAAACAACTACCGTGCAAGCGGCGGCGGCGGCTTCCCTGGAATGGGTGCAAAGGCCAATGTTGTTATCGATTCGCCATATGAAAACCGCCAAATTCTCACAGACTACATTAGTGCTAAAAAAGTAATTGACCCAAAAGTGGACAACAACTGGAAGATAGCTCCGGTTGGCGGGGTAGCAAAGCTTAAATTTAAATCCTCTCCATTGGCTGTACCATTTGCTGCGGAGACGCAAAACATCAAGGATTTAGGACCTGCCGGGGATGCTGGAGGATTCCAATATTTTGAGCTTGATCAAAACGTCTATGTCCAGTTCCTCGGTATTAACGATCTGCACGGCCAGTTGGATTACAATACAAAAGTATCGAACAGGGCTGTCGGTGGCATTGAATATCTTGCTGCTTACCTGAAGCAGAGGGAAGCAACAAACCCTAACACGTTATTAGTAGAAGCAGGCGATCTAATTGGTGCAAGCCGACCTGTGTCTGCACTTCTTCAAGACGAGCCTACTATCCGATTCATGAATGAACTTGGCTTTGATGTCGGTACACTTGGAAACCATGAGTTTGACGAAGGCATTGACGAATTAAAGCGGATTATCACCGGCGGAAGCCATCCGAAGACACAGCAATACGAAGCGAAGTACGGCAAATACACAGGTGCCGACTTCCCAATTGTTGCAGCGAATGTTGTTGAAAAAGCAACAGGAAATCTTCTGCTCGAGCCGTATACAATCAAGGAAGTCAATGGTGTGAAAATCGGCTTTATTGGTGTCGTTACGACTGAAACTCCAAGCATTGTCACTCCAAGCGGGACGGCAGGCTACGAGTTTACTGATGAAGTTGAAGCAATCAATAAATATACACAGCAACTAAAAGACAAGGGCATTAAGGCCATCATCGTATTGGCCCACAACCCGGGAACGTCTGCTGCGGATGGGTCTAACCCAACTGGGGAAGCTGTTGAAATAGCAAAAGCTGTCGATTCAGAAGTTGACGTTATTTATGGTGCACATGACCACAAGCATCTTAATGCAACCGTGAATGGTAAATTGCTTGTCCAGTCTTATTCCTACGGAACTGCATTTTCTGATGTAGACGTAACGATTGATCCAATTACACAGGATATCGTTGCGAAAAAAGCAGAAGTTGCTTCAACATTCCAGGATAGCATTACACCTGATGCAGCAATTAAAGCGAAACTGGACTCCTATAAAGCGGATATTGCTCCGATTACAGAGCAGGTAATTGGCCAGGCCGCAGCTCCAATCTCAAGAACGGCAAATACTGCCGGAGAATCTGCAATGGGTAATGTGATTGCGGACAGTATGCGTGCTGCAACCGGAACCGATTTTGCTTTCATGAACGTCGGCGGTGTACGTGATGAAATCAAGGATGCCGGCGATATAACATGGGGAGAATTGTTTGCAGTCCAGCCTTTCGGAAATGATATCGTTACCTTGAAAATCACCGGCGATCAGGTGAAAACTTTGCTTAACCAGCAATGGACAGACCGCGCCCGTATCATGCAAATTTCTGGTTTGAAGTATACGTGGACAAACAATCTGCCTAATGGCGAGAAGGTTTTGGACATTTATCTTCCTAACGGAGAGAAAATTGATCCTGCCACTAAGTATTCTGTTACAGTCAACAATTTCATGGCTGATGGCGGAGATGGCTTTACTGTACTGAAGGAAGGTACCGAAAGAACTACCCACATGTCGGATCTCCATGCATTGGTAGACTATGTGAAGGCTCAAAATGAACCTATTTCTGCAAGCATTGAGGGAAGAATTGTTCTTGATGACAAAGCCCCTGAGGCACCGCAGGTTGATGAAGTAACTGACCAATCCGCGAAAGTGACTGGGAAAACAGAAGCATCTGCTTTTGTAGAAGTTAAAATTGGGGAAACAGTACTTGCAACTGGAACCGCTGAAGAGAATGGAAGTTTCTCTATTGAAATTCCAGTTCAAAAAGCGGGAACAGTCCTGGCTGTGACGGCAACTGACAAGGCTAAATACAGAAGCTCCCCAGTTATGATAACTGTAAAAGATGCAACAGATCCGGGTGTTGTTGTTGTGAACCCGGTAACCAATAAAGACCTGACAATCACAGGTAAGGCAGAACCTGGTGCCCATGTAGTTATTACAGACGGCAAATCACTGAAGATAAAAGTAATTGCTGATACAAGCGGAAATTTCACAGCCATTTTGATGGCTCCATTAAAAGAAAAGACAACTCTGTATGTCTTTGCAATAGACGCAGCCAACAATGTTAGCAACTTTACAATTGTTACTGTAGGGGATATTATTCCGCCGGCAAAAGCGAAGGTAAATCCAGTAGCGGATAATTCCAAGCTTGTTACAGGGACAGCTGAACCAGGTACAACAGTTACCGTGAAAAAAGGCTCAACTGTACTAGGAAGTGCAGTTGCTGCAAAGGATGGCAAATTCACTGTCACAATGTCATCCCTCCAAAAGGCTGGAACAGTCCTGCAATTATTTGTAACTGATGGCGGAAAGAACAGCAGTGGTGCAACTACTGTAAAGGTTGTTGATAAAACAGCACCTATAACACCTACAGTTAATGGGGTTTCCAACCTTGATAAAAAAATTGCCGGTAAAACTGAGCCAAATGCAAAGGTAACAGTACGAGTTGGTTCTAAGGAAATCGGTAAAGCTGTAGCGAATAAATCCGGCAGCTTTACGGTAACATTGAAATCAGCCCAAAAGGCAGGTACAGTTCTTTATGTATATGCTTCTGACGCTTCCAAGAACGTCAGCGCCGCGGCGAAAGTGACTGTTGCTGACAAAATTGCTCCTTCTGCACCAACTGTATATAAAGTAACAACAGCTTCAAAAAAGGTAACAGGAAAAGCCGAAGCTGGGTCAACTGTGTTTGTGAAATCAGGGAGCAAATTACTTGGCAAAGGAACTGTTGCCAAAAACGGATCGTTCTCTGTATCGATTCCAAAACAAAAAGCACGTACCATCCTTAGTGTATATGTCCAGGACAAAGCTGGAAACAAGAGCCGTACTGTCAGTTTTTACGTAGTGAAATAA
- the bcp gene encoding thioredoxin-dependent thiol peroxidase: MAIQLGLPAPDFSLPARNGETVALSDFRGKNVVLYFYPKDMTPGCTTEACDFRDHHKSFEDANAVIIGISPDPVERHQKFSEKHGLPFLLLADTDHTAAEAYEVWKLKKNFGKEYMGIERSTFVIDEQGKIAKEWRAVKVKGHVEEALEFLREKNN; this comes from the coding sequence ATGGCAATCCAACTAGGCTTACCGGCACCGGACTTCAGTCTACCGGCTAGGAATGGGGAGACAGTAGCACTGTCTGATTTTAGAGGGAAAAATGTAGTGCTTTATTTTTATCCAAAGGATATGACACCCGGATGTACGACTGAAGCGTGTGACTTTAGGGATCATCATAAAAGTTTTGAGGATGCCAATGCTGTTATTATCGGCATAAGTCCGGATCCTGTCGAACGCCATCAGAAATTTTCCGAAAAACACGGACTTCCCTTTTTGCTTCTGGCCGATACTGACCATACAGCTGCGGAAGCATACGAAGTCTGGAAACTAAAAAAGAACTTTGGCAAGGAATATATGGGAATTGAACGAAGCACGTTTGTTATCGATGAACAAGGTAAAATTGCCAAGGAATGGCGCGCTGTTAAAGTGAAGGGGCACGTTGAAGAGGCTTTGGAATTCCTAAGAGAAAAAAACAATTAA
- a CDS encoding potassium channel family protein, whose amino-acid sequence MFYFLLAGTSFCLFMSLKTLFTPNQVRGRIVSFENFLFLGMIYFTVLVGFGMIYLLLGLYAEPVLADPHAASKQFIHQAESSIYFSAMTLFSVGPGDVVPLGAGRWIAIIEALIGYTIPAAFVAKAVMDWEK is encoded by the coding sequence TTGTTTTATTTTTTATTGGCTGGAACAAGCTTTTGCCTGTTCATGAGCCTCAAAACACTATTTACACCGAACCAGGTTAGAGGCAGGATTGTATCCTTTGAAAACTTCCTATTTCTGGGGATGATTTATTTTACAGTGCTCGTTGGTTTTGGAATGATTTACTTATTGCTCGGCCTCTATGCAGAACCCGTCCTCGCAGATCCACATGCTGCTTCAAAACAGTTCATTCATCAAGCAGAATCCTCCATTTACTTCAGTGCAATGACCCTATTCTCGGTTGGCCCCGGCGATGTTGTGCCACTCGGCGCAGGTAGGTGGATTGCCATCATTGAAGCACTGATCGGCTACACCATCCCGGCGGCCTTTGTCGCAAAAGCTGTCATGGATTGGGAAAAATAA
- a CDS encoding ABC transporter permease, giving the protein MFYGSMFFQYAGQYMKTRLQYRADLVVEILSDLLSQAVNFIFILVVFGHTSLLNGWTRDEIIFIYGFFLVPYAVFSAFFNIWDFNERYIVKGELDRILTRPIHSLFQIILERLELEALFGAVTGMAVMWYAGQNLGLDLVWYDALIFLLFVAGGALIYGGVFVMLACISFWADAKTSIMPMMYNIGNYGRYPVDIYNKAIRFVLTWILPFAFVGVYPAAYFLGREEWFGYAFLTPLMGIIFFGGSVLLWNQGVKKYRGAGN; this is encoded by the coding sequence ATGTTTTACGGATCAATGTTTTTTCAGTATGCGGGACAATATATGAAAACCCGGCTTCAGTACAGGGCTGACCTGGTTGTAGAAATTCTTTCCGACCTGCTGTCCCAGGCTGTCAATTTCATTTTCATCCTTGTCGTCTTTGGCCACACATCACTCTTAAACGGCTGGACAAGGGATGAAATTATCTTTATATACGGATTCTTTCTTGTTCCATATGCAGTCTTTTCGGCTTTTTTTAATATATGGGATTTTAATGAACGCTACATCGTAAAAGGCGAGCTTGACCGGATCTTGACTCGGCCGATTCATAGCCTGTTCCAGATCATCCTTGAACGGCTTGAATTGGAAGCCCTCTTTGGAGCAGTGACAGGAATGGCCGTCATGTGGTATGCCGGACAGAACCTCGGCCTTGACCTTGTGTGGTATGATGCACTCATCTTTCTGCTATTCGTGGCTGGCGGGGCGCTCATTTATGGAGGTGTCTTCGTAATGCTTGCCTGTATCAGCTTCTGGGCCGACGCCAAGACCTCGATCATGCCAATGATGTACAATATCGGAAACTACGGGAGATACCCGGTAGATATTTATAATAAAGCAATCCGCTTCGTCCTCACCTGGATTTTGCCATTTGCTTTCGTTGGCGTTTATCCAGCCGCATACTTCCTGGGCAGGGAGGAATGGTTTGGCTACGCGTTCCTGACACCGCTCATGGGAATTATCTTTTTCGGAGGTTCTGTCCTGCTTTGGAACCAGGGCGTAAAGAAATACAGAGGTGCCGGAAATTAA
- a CDS encoding ABC transporter permease: MDKYLEMVRIRFLMMLAYRTNYYTGILIYSINIGAYYFLWQAIYSGKDQIQGLSVGQMTTYVAIAWMARAFYFNNLDREMAQEIMEGKVAIELIRPYSYLGMKMMQGFGEGVFRLFFFSVPGMIIVMLIFPVTLPLDPAIWGLFALSITFSFLINTQINLLTGITTFFLYNNAGLIRAKRVVIDLFSGLLLPMSFFPGWAQEIMKYLPFQGISYIPSMIVTKGFTGSQVVEALLQQAVWVLILLVPIYILWQLAKKQLIIQGG; this comes from the coding sequence ATGGATAAATACCTTGAAATGGTAAGGATCCGTTTTTTAATGATGCTTGCCTATAGGACAAATTACTACACAGGTATTCTAATTTACAGCATCAATATCGGTGCCTACTATTTTCTTTGGCAGGCAATATATAGCGGGAAAGATCAAATTCAGGGACTGTCAGTAGGGCAAATGACAACGTATGTCGCTATTGCCTGGATGGCAAGAGCGTTTTATTTTAATAACCTTGACCGGGAAATGGCGCAGGAAATCATGGAGGGGAAAGTTGCAATCGAGCTGATTCGTCCATACAGCTACCTCGGGATGAAAATGATGCAGGGATTCGGTGAAGGGGTTTTTCGCCTTTTCTTCTTCTCGGTTCCCGGGATGATTATTGTTATGCTTATTTTCCCCGTCACGCTTCCGCTTGATCCGGCAATTTGGGGGCTGTTTGCATTGTCGATAACCTTCAGTTTCTTGATCAACACACAAATCAATCTGCTGACAGGTATAACGACTTTCTTCTTATATAATAATGCCGGCCTGATTCGGGCAAAGCGGGTTGTCATCGATTTGTTTTCCGGACTGCTCCTGCCGATGAGCTTCTTTCCGGGCTGGGCTCAAGAAATCATGAAATACTTGCCATTCCAGGGAATAAGCTATATTCCGAGCATGATAGTGACTAAGGGCTTCACCGGCAGCCAGGTAGTTGAAGCACTGCTTCAGCAAGCAGTATGGGTCCTCATCCTGCTTGTACCAATTTATATTTTGTGGCAGCTGGCGAAAAAACAGCTTATCATCCAGGGGGGCTGA
- a CDS encoding ABC transporter ATP-binding protein: MDKENAIVVEGLRKDFKAYSSRAGLAGAFRDLFTRNYKIVPAVNDISFTVKRGEMVGYIGENGAGKSTTIKMLTGILTPTSGKIIVNGMNPHKEREKFTQTIGVVFGQRSQLWWDIAVQESFRLLKKVYKVSDADYNSHMEHVIRTLDIGPLLDKPVRKLSLGQRMRCELAAALIHNPPLLFLDEPTIGLDVLVKLKIREFLKEINEKYNTTILLTTHDLTDIEALCERVVMLDEGKIIYDGALQNLKDKWGEGKVLQFQFLEQTDLARLQHLTSGLPVKWEMDEKGQIFSAQTDDVDEVISQVIARVVSVLKVKDVKINETSTEEIIRNIYEKGSA, translated from the coding sequence ATGGACAAGGAAAATGCAATTGTAGTGGAAGGTCTCCGCAAAGATTTCAAGGCGTATTCGAGCAGGGCCGGCCTTGCTGGTGCCTTCAGGGACCTCTTTACCCGCAATTATAAAATAGTTCCGGCCGTCAATGACATCAGCTTCACTGTAAAACGCGGCGAAATGGTTGGATATATAGGTGAAAACGGTGCGGGAAAATCAACAACAATTAAAATGCTGACGGGTATCCTTACCCCCACGTCAGGAAAAATCATCGTAAATGGAATGAATCCACATAAAGAACGGGAAAAATTCACCCAGACAATCGGCGTTGTTTTTGGACAGCGCTCCCAGCTGTGGTGGGATATCGCAGTCCAGGAGTCGTTCAGGCTATTGAAAAAAGTCTACAAAGTATCAGATGCGGATTATAACTCCCACATGGAACACGTCATCCGGACCTTGGATATCGGACCGCTCCTGGATAAACCGGTCCGGAAATTATCGCTGGGTCAGCGGATGCGCTGTGAGCTTGCTGCCGCATTAATTCATAATCCGCCACTCCTGTTTCTTGATGAACCGACAATAGGGCTTGATGTTCTTGTGAAGCTGAAAATCCGGGAGTTCCTAAAGGAAATAAACGAAAAATATAACACGACAATTTTATTAACCACTCATGATCTTACCGATATCGAAGCTCTGTGTGAACGGGTCGTCATGCTGGATGAAGGAAAAATCATCTATGATGGCGCGCTTCAAAACCTGAAGGACAAATGGGGCGAAGGGAAGGTACTGCAATTCCAATTCCTCGAGCAAACGGATTTGGCAAGGCTCCAGCATCTAACCTCGGGACTCCCGGTTAAATGGGAAATGGACGAAAAAGGCCAAATATTCTCAGCCCAGACGGACGATGTGGATGAAGTCATCTCCCAGGTCATCGCCAGGGTGGTTTCCGTCTTAAAAGTAAAAGATGTAAAAATAAATGAAACATCGACTGAGGAAATCATTCGCAATATATACGAAAAAGGTTCAGCATAG
- a CDS encoding glutamate-1-semialdehyde 2,1-aminomutase: protein MNFTNSERLHSEALEHIVGGVNSPSRSYKAVGGGAPVVMERASGAYFWDVDGNQYIDYLAAYGPIITGHAHPHITEAIKKAAESGVLYGTPTPYEITLAKMLKEAMPGMDKVRFVNSGTEAVMTTIRVARAYTGRDKIIKFAGCYHGHSDLVLVAAGSGPSTLGTPDSAGVPKSIAQEVITVPFNEVEPLKEALDKWGSQVAAVMIEPIVGNFGIVEPKPGFLEQVKELTHEAGALLIFDEVITAFRFAYGGAQDILGITPDLTALGKIIGGGLPIGAYGGKQEIMEKVAPLGPAYQAGTMAGNPASMLSGIACLEVLKQDGVYEYLDRLGAMLEDGILGSAAKYNVPITINRLKGALTVYFTTEKVENYEQAENTDGEMFARFFKLMLNQGINLAPSKYEAWFVTIAHTEEDIEATLHAVDNAFYSLMNE, encoded by the coding sequence ATGAACTTTACCAATTCGGAACGATTACATAGCGAGGCTCTTGAGCATATTGTTGGCGGTGTAAATAGTCCGTCCCGTTCATACAAGGCTGTTGGCGGGGGAGCACCTGTTGTGATGGAGCGTGCGTCTGGCGCATATTTCTGGGATGTCGACGGCAATCAGTATATTGACTATTTGGCTGCTTATGGGCCGATTATTACAGGCCATGCCCATCCCCATATTACAGAGGCGATTAAAAAGGCAGCTGAGTCCGGTGTTTTGTACGGGACGCCGACTCCGTATGAAATTACTCTTGCGAAGATGCTTAAGGAAGCAATGCCGGGGATGGACAAAGTTCGGTTTGTGAACTCCGGTACTGAGGCTGTTATGACTACAATCCGTGTTGCCCGTGCATATACCGGGCGCGACAAGATTATTAAGTTTGCGGGATGCTATCATGGCCATTCCGATCTGGTTCTCGTTGCTGCCGGTTCAGGCCCGTCGACACTTGGAACACCTGACTCTGCCGGGGTACCGAAGAGCATTGCCCAGGAAGTGATTACGGTTCCATTTAATGAAGTGGAGCCGTTGAAGGAAGCACTTGATAAATGGGGCAGCCAGGTTGCGGCAGTTATGATTGAACCAATTGTCGGCAACTTTGGGATTGTCGAGCCAAAACCTGGCTTCCTCGAGCAGGTTAAGGAACTCACCCATGAGGCGGGAGCGTTGTTAATTTTTGATGAAGTGATTACAGCCTTCCGTTTTGCTTATGGAGGTGCTCAGGATATTCTCGGGATTACTCCTGATTTGACTGCGCTTGGTAAAATCATTGGCGGCGGACTCCCTATTGGAGCTTATGGCGGTAAACAGGAAATCATGGAAAAGGTTGCACCGCTTGGCCCTGCGTATCAAGCCGGCACGATGGCAGGAAACCCAGCTTCGATGCTATCAGGAATTGCCTGCCTTGAAGTTTTGAAGCAGGACGGGGTATACGAGTATCTTGACCGGCTCGGTGCGATGCTTGAAGATGGAATCCTTGGTTCTGCAGCAAAATATAATGTCCCGATTACGATTAATAGGCTTAAAGGTGCACTGACAGTATATTTTACAACAGAAAAAGTTGAGAATTATGAACAGGCGGAGAATACCGATGGCGAGATGTTTGCGCGATTCTTTAAGCTGATGCTGAATCAAGGAATTAATCTGGCTCCTTCCAAGTATGAAGCATGGTTCGTTACGATTGCCCATACAGAAGAGGATATTGAAGCAACGCTCCATGCAGTCGATAACGCCTTTTATTCACTTATGAACGAATAA